CCGTTGGCGCCGCAGCCCTCGACCACGGTCACGGCCCCGGAGTTGCGCACCCCGAACCGCTCCCCGGCCAGGCCCGCCGCGAACAGCCGTCCCGAGGTGGCGCCATAGAGCACGGTGTTGCCCAGGATGGCGTTGGTCTCCGGCGCCGCCAGGTGGGGCGAGGGGCGCAGGATGATGGTGGCCCCCGACAGGCCCTTGCCGACATAGTCGTTGGCCTCGCCGGTCAGCTCGATGCGCAGGCCCTGGACCGCGAAGGCCCCCAGGCTCTGCCCCGCAGAGCCCTTCAGCTGCACGGTCAGGTGTCCCGCCGGCAGTCCGGTCATCCCGAAACGGCGGACGATGTGCGACGAGGTCCGCGAACCGATGGCGCGGGCCGTATTCTGCACCGTGTAGGTCAGCTGCATCTTCTCGCCCCGCTCCAGCAGGGGGGCCGCGTCGCGGACGATCTGGGCGTCCAGGGTGTCGGGCACCTCGTTACGCCCCTCCACCACGCAATAGCGCGGGTTCGAGCCCGGATCGGCCATCACCAGCAGGGGGTTGAGGTCGAGGTCGTCCAGATGCTCGCCGCCGCGGGAGACCTGCTGCAGCAGGTCGGTGCGGCCGACGATCTCCTGGATCGAGCGGAAGCCCAGGGAGGCCAGGATCTCGCGGACCTCCTCAGCGATGAAGGTGAAGAGGTTGATCACCTTCTCCGGGCTGCCGGAGAACTTCTCCCGCAGCGCCTCGTCCTGGGTGCAGACCCCCACCGGACAGGTGTTGGAATGGCACTGGCGCACCATGATGCAGCCCATGGCGATCAGGCTGGCCGTGCCGATCCCGAATTCTTCCGCGCCCAGCATGGCGGCGATCACCACGTCGCGGCCGGTCCGCATGCCGCCGTCGGCCCGCAGGCGCACGGAGTGGCGCAGGTTGTTCAGGGTCAAGACCTGGTTGGCCTCCGACAGCCCCATCTCCCAGGGACCGCCGGCGTACTTGATGGAGGTCTGGGGCGAGGCTCCGGTGCCGCCGACATTGCCGGAGATCAGGATTACGTCGGCCTTGGCCTTGGCCACACCCGCCGCGATCGCCCCGATGCCGGTCATGGCCACCAGCTTCACGCAGACCCGCGCCGTCGGGTTGATCTGCTTCAGGTCGTAGATCAGCTGGGCCAGGTCCTCGATGGAATAGATGTCGTGGTGCGGCGGGGGTGAGATCAGCATCACGCCGGGCGTCGCGTGCCGCAGGCGCGCGATCAGCTCGGTGACCTTGAAGCCGGGCAGCTGCCCGCCCTCGCCGGGCTTGGCGCCCTGGCTGACCTTGATCTCGATCTCGCGGCATTCGTTGAGATATTCCGCCGTCACCCCGAACCGCCCCGAGGCGATCTGCTTGACCGCCGAGTTGGGGTTGTCGCCGTTGGGCAGGGGCTTGTAGCGGGCTGGGTCCTCGCCGCCCTCGCCGGAGACGCTCTTGGCCCCGATGCGGTTCATGGCGATGTTCAGCACCCCGTGCGCCTCGGGGCTGAGCGCCCCCATGCTCATGCCCGGCGTCAGGAAGCGCTTGCGGATCTCGTTGACGCTTTCCACCTCGTCCAGGGCCACAGGCCGTTCACCGCTGCGCCAGTCCAGCAGGTCGCGCAGTTGGAGGGTGGGTTGCCTGCGCATGCCCGCCGAGAACCGCTGATAGGCGGCGTAGTCGCCGGTGTTGCAGGCGGCCTGCAGGGTGTGGATCATGCGGGCTTCGAAGGCGTGGCTCTCGCCGGCGGCGCGCGCCTTGTAGAGCCCGCCCACCGGCAGGCTGATGGCGCCAAGGTCCCAGGCGCGGCGATGGGCCTCCACGGCCTTGGCCTCCAGACCGGCCAGGCCGATGCCGGAGATGCGCGAGGGCATGCCCGGGAAGAACTCGGCCACCAGGGCGCGCGACAGGCCCACAGCCTCGAAGTTATAGCCGCCGCGATACGACGAGATCAACGCGATTCCCATCTTGGCGATGATCTTCAGGAGCCCGCCCTCGATGGCGTGCTTGAAGTTGCGGCAGACGTCGTGGAGCGTGAGCTCGCCGGTCAGGCCGCGCTCGAGCCGGTCCTGGAAGCTTTCCTGGGCCAGATAGGCGTTCACCGCCGTCGCGCCGACCCCCACCAGCACCGCGAAATAGTGGGTGTCCAGGCACTCGGCCGAACGCACGATGATCGAGACGTAGGAGCGCAGCCCCTTGGCCACCAGCCAGGAGTGGACCCCGCCCGTGGCCAGGATCATCGGCAGGCCGACGCGGCCCACGCCCGAGGCCTCGTCGGTGAGCACGATGGTGGCGCAGCCGCGCAGGGCGGCGTCCTCGGCCTCGGCGCGGATGCGGTCCAGATTGGCCCGCAGGGCGTCGCCGGGCCGGGCCTCATTGGCCGGGATCGGCATGCTGCAATCCACCGTGGCCACCGAGGTGTCGCCGATGAAGCCCATGATCCGCTGGTACATGCCGGTGGTGAGCACCGGGCTCTCCAGCACGAAGACGTCGGTCTGGGCCTCGTCCTGGGCCAGGATGTTGCCGAGGTTCTTGAACCGGGTCTTCAGGCTCATGACCCCGGTTTCCCGCAGACTGTCGATCGGCGGGTTGGTCACCTGGCTGAAGTTCTGCCGGAAGAAGTGGCTGAGCGGCCGATACTGGTCGCTCAGCACCGCCAGCGGCGCGTCGTCCCCCATGGAGCCCACCGCCTCCTTGCCGTCCTCGATCATCGGGGCCAGCAGCAGTTCCAGGTCCTCCAGGCTCATCCCGGCGGCGGCCTGGCGGCGCGTCAGCTCTTCCCGGCCATAGGCTCGGGGTTCGGGACCGGGGGCGATCTGGGTTTCCAGGTCCACCATGTTGCCCAGCCACTGGTCATAGGGATGCTGGGCGGCGAGGCGGTCGATGATCTCGTCCTCCTCGTAGAGCCGGCCTTCGAGCAGGTCGACGGCCACCATGCGGCCGGGCTGGATGTGGGCCTTGCGCACGATGCGGGCCTCGTCGACCCGGCACATGCCGGCCTCCGAGCCCATGATCAGCAGGCCGTCATCGGTATAGGTGACCCGCAGGGGCCGCAGGCCGTTGCGGTCCTTGCCGGCCACCACCCAGCGGCCGTCGGTGGCGCAGATGGCGGCCGGCCCGTCCCAGGGCTCCATCACCGCGTTGCAATAGGCGTAGAGCGCCTTGTGGGCCGGGCTGATCTGCTCATCGCTCTTGTGCGCCCAGGCCTCGGGGATCAGCAGGGCCTTGGCCATCGGGGCGTCGCGGCCGGCGCGGACCAGCACCTCGAAGGTGTTGTCGAGCGCCATGGAGTCCGAGCCGCTGGCGTCCTGGATCACCGGCTTCACGTCGTCCCCGAAGTCGCCGAAGGCGTCGGCGGCCATGCGGATCTCGTGGCTCTTCATCCAGTTCAGATTGCCCTTCTTGGTGTTGATCTCGCCGTTGTGCGCCAGCATTCGGAACGGCTGGGCCAACCGCCATTCCGGGAAGGTGTTGGTGGAATAGCGCTGGTGGAAAATCGCCACCGCCGCCGTGAACCGTTCGTCGGTCAGGTCGGGATAGAAGGCGTCGATATGCTCGGCCAGGAACATGCCCTTGTAGATCAGCGACCGGGCCGACAGCGAGCACAGGTAGAAGGACTGAATGCCCGCCTGGGCGACGCGCTTTTCGATGCGCTTGCGGCACAGGAACAGGGCGCGCTCCAGGGCCTCGCCCTCCAGGCCGGCGGGACCGGCCAGCATGATCTGCTCGATCTCGGGCCGCGTGGCGTTGGCCTTCTCGCCGATCACCCGGGTGTCGGTCGGAACCTGCCGCCAGCCATAGATGTAGAAGCCGAACCGCAGGGCCTCGGCCTCGACGATGGTGCGGGCCGCCTCCTGGGCGTTGAGGTCGTTGCGCGGCAGGAAGACCTGGCCCACGGCGATGGGGCCGGGGCGCAGCTTGTGCCCCGTGCGCTTGACCTGGTCGGCGAAGAAGTCCTGCGGGACGGAAACCAGCACGCCGGCGCCGTCTCCGGTCTTGCCGTCGGCGTCGATGGCGCCGCGGTGCCAGACGCTCTTCAGCGCCCGGATCGCCAGCTCCACCACCTCGCGGCGCGGCTGGCCGTCCAGGGCGCAGACCAGGCCCACGCCACAGGCGTCCCGCTCGCTGTCGGGATCATAGGCGTGGCCGTCGATCAGCTTCTGGCGGTTCTCGAGGAAGCGCTGCGTGTCCTCATCCCCCCACCGCTCATCCCGGCGAAGGCCGGGACCCAGATCCATCTGGGGCGCTTGGTGGGTTTCACCTGGGTCCCGGCCTTCGCCGGGATGAGCGGGATATTGGCTCATGGTCATCACTCCGCCGCGACGAGCGCGGGCTCCGTCAGGTAGCGGTGGATGGCGTCGGCGGCGTCGCGGCCGTCCTTGATCGCCCAGACCACCAGGGAGGCGCCGCGCGCGATGTCGCCGGCCGCGAACACGCCGGGCAGGTTGGTCATCAGGGTGGCGAAATCGGCCTTCACCGTGCCCCAGCGGCTGACCGCCAAATCAGGCGCGGCGAAGGCCTTCGGCAGGTCTTCGGGATCGAAGCCGAGCGCCTTGATCACCAGGTCGGCGGGGGCCTCGAAGTCGGCGCCCTCGATCTCCTCGGGCGCGGCGCGGCCCGTGGCGTCGGGCGCGCCCAGGCGCATGCGGGCGGCGCGCACCCCTGTGGCCATGTCGGCCTCCCCCAGCACGGCCCGCGGCGCGGCAAGCCATTCGAACACCACGCCCTCTTCCTCCGCATGGGACACCTCGCGGGCCGAGCCCGGCATGTTGGCGCGGTCGCGGCGGTAGAGGCAGGTCACCGACTTGGCCCCCTGGCGCACGGCGGTCCGCACGCAGTCCATGGCCGTGTCGCCGCCCCCCACCACGACGACATCGCGGCCCCTGGCGTGCAGCTGGCCCGAGGCGAACGCCGGCACATCGTCGCCGAGGCCCGCGCGGTTGGAGGCGATCAGGTAGTCGAGGGCGGGCGTCACCCCGGCCGAGCCCGCGCCGGGGACCACCAGGTCGCGGTCGGCATAGACTCCGGTGGCGATCAGCACGCTGTGGTGCCTGTCGCGCAGATCATCGAGGGTGGCGTCGACGCCGACGTTGAAGTTCAGCCGGAATTCCACGCCGCCGTCGGCGAGGCGCTGGGTGCGCCGCATCACCACGTCCTTCTCCAGCTTGAAGCTGGGGATGCCGTAGATCAACAGCCCGCCCGCCCGGTCATGGCGGTCATAGACGGTGACCGCGTAGCCCATCTCCCGCAGACGCTCGGCCGCGGCCAGGCCCGCCGGCCCCGCGCCCACGATCCCCACCGATTGTCCGCGATCCCGGCCGGGGATCAGGGGCTGGACCCAGCCCTCTTCCCAGGCCTTGTCGGTCAGGTAGCGTTCGACCGCGCCGATGGTGACGGTGCCGTGCCCCGACTGTTCGATGGTGCAGGAGCCTTCGCACAGCCGGTCCTGCGGGCAGATGCGGCCGCAGATCTCGGGCATGGAGTTGGTGGCCTGGGAGAGCTGGTAGGCCTCCTCCAGCCGGCCCTCGGCGGTCATCCGCAGCCAGTCGGGGATGTTGTTGTGCAGCGGACAGTGGGTCTGACAGAACGGAATCCCGCACTGCGAACAGCGCGAGGCCTGCTCGCTGGCCTTGGCGTCGATGAAGTCGGCGTAGATCTCGTGGAAATCCCCCGAACGGGCGGCCGCCGCCCGCTTGGGGGGCGTGGTCCGCTCGACCGTCGTGAACTTCAGCATTCGCTCGGCCATGGCCGGTCCTCCGCCCCTTCATGGGCGAGAGGCTTTTACGCGCCTTTTCAAGGCCCCGGAATATGATAGTCCAATAGATAGATTATATGGCCGACCTCGTTCAAGCTTCGAGCGCCTCCAGACCATCTCCACGACACTAATCGTCTACAAACGGGATGAACCTCAAATTTACCGTGATCCCTCCCCTTGGGGTCTTCTTCATCATCGCGCCGAGAGTTGCCCGCATGTCCGACTGGATCGCCGCCATCATCCTGGGGATCGTCGAGGGGGTGACCGAGTTCATCCCGGTCTCCTCCACCGGCCACCTGCTGCTGACCAAGTCGCTGCTGGGCCTGCCCGACGGGTTCTGGGACACCTTCGCGGTGCTGATCCAGCTGGGGGCGATCCTGGCGGTGGTGGCCCTCTATTTCGGCAAGCTGTGGAAGGTGCTGATCGGCCTGCCCACCAGCGCAGAGGCCCGCTGGTTCGCCGTTTCGGTTCTGATCGCCTTTATCCCCGGCGCCGTCCTGGGCCTAGCCCTGCACGACGTCATCAAGGAGGTGCTGTTCGAGAGCCCGCGCCTGATCTGCTGGTCGCTGATCGTCGGCGGGGTGCTGCTGCTGGCCATCGACCGCTGGGCGCCGGCGCCCCGCGAGGACGACGCCATGAAGCTGACCTGGAAGACCTCGCTGGTGGTGGGCCTGTTCCAGACGCTCGCCCTGGTCCCCGGCGTCTCCCGCTCCGGCGCCACCATCGTCGGCTCGATGCTGATGCGGGTGGAGAAGAAGGCCGCGGCCGAGTTCTCCTTCTTCCTGGCCATCCCCACCATGGCCGGCGCCTTCGCCGTCGACCTCTACAAGAACAAAGACATGCTGAGCACCGACCAGGCCGGCATCATCGCGCTGGGCTTCGCGGTCAGCTTCGTGGTGGGCTTCATCGTCGTCCGCGCCCTGGTGGACTTCGTCGGCCGCCACGGCTTTGCGCCCTTCGCCTGGTGGCGGATCGTGGTGGGCGTCGGCGGTCTGGTCTGGCTGAGCCTCGCGGCTCACTAACCCTCAGAGATTAGGCGATCGCGGTCAGGCGCTCGACCTCGTCGGCGTACTGGCCGCCCTTGCGGAAGCGGTAGAGATAGGCCGGGACGATCGCCTCGACGGCGGTCGCCTCGACGCCCAGCTCGGCCAAGCCGGGCTGGCTTCCCGACACCACATTGTCGCTCTTCAGCAGCTCGACCTGGTCCTCGGTGAGCGGCGGGGTCCAGGGCGTGATGGCCAGGATCTCGCAGGCCTTGCCGATCAGGGCGGCGATGGCGAAGGGCAGGGGGACCAGGAAGCGCTTGCGGCCGATCTCGGTCATCAGCAGCTCCATCAGCTCGCGGAAGGTATAGGCGCGCGGGCCGCCCAGCTCATAGGTCTGGCCGGCGCAGGCCGGATCGGTGACGGCGCGCGCCACCGCCTTGGCCACGTCGCCGACGAAGACCGGCTGCAGCTTGCCATGCCCGCCGCCGATCAGCGGCAGGGCCGGGCTGATCACCGCCATCTCGGCGAACTTGTTGAAGAAGTGGTCGTCGGGGCCAAAGATCACGGACGGGCGGATGAGCACCGCGCCCGGGAAGGCCTCGCGCACGGCCTCTTCGCCCATCGCCTTGGTGCGGGCGTATTTCGAACCCGACTCCGCGTCGACGCCGATGGCCGAGATCTGCACCAGCGTGCCCAAGCCGGCGGCCCTGGAGACCGCAGCGACATTGCGCGCGCCCATGGTGTGGATGCTCTGGAATTTCTGCCGGCCGGTCTCGTAGAGCACGCCGACCGCGTTAACCACTGCATGAGCGCCTTCGACCGCGCGGCGGATGGAGGCCTCGTTGCGGATATTGGCCTGGACCACCTCGATCTGACCGACGTCGCCCAGCAGGCGCATCTTGTAGGCCAGGTGCGGCTGGCGCACGGCGACACGGACGCGCCAGCCCTGCTTGGCCAGCGCGCGGACCACCTGGGCGCCGACGAAGCCCGAACCGCCGAAGACGGTGACCAGATCCTGCATAGGGTTTTGACCGGATTTAAGTGGCTCTTGGAGCGCCTGCGATAGACGAACCGACCCCGCGCCGCAATGCGACTTGAAAGGAAGGTGAAGCGGGGCGTTGACCGGGCAGAGGCGGCGCCCTAAGGAACCCCCCTCGCGCGATCCGGTGGATCGGGCCCAGGTGGCGGAATTGGTAGACGCGCTGGCTTCAGGTGCCAGTGGCTTAACGGCCGTGAAGGTTCGAGTCCTTTCCTGGGCACCATCCCTCTCCATATAGGAGAGGATCTAGTTTGCGCCGGAGCGAGGCGACCTTGGCGAATCATCTGCACATTGGCGATTTACCCAAGGGCGCCTTCGCCGGCGCGACCTCGGTCGCGGTGGATTCCGAGACCATGGGCCTGCGGCTCGGCCGCGACCCGCTCTGCGTGGTGCAGATCTCCGACGGCAAGGGCGACGCCCACCTCGTCCAGCTCGACCGCGCCACCTATGACGCGCCCAATCTCAAGGCCCTGATGACCGACCCGGCCGTCACGAAGATCTTTCACTTCGGCCGCTTCGACATCGCCATGTTCTACCTGCACCTCGGGGTGATCACGGCGCCGGTCTACTGCACCAAGATCGCCTCCAAGCTGGCCCGGACCTATACTGACCGTCACGGCCTGAAGGATGTCTCCAAGGAGCTGGCCGGCATCGACATGTCCAAGGCCCAGCAAAGCTCCGACTGGGGCGCGGCCAAGCTCAGCGACGAACAGATCGCCTACGCCGCCTCCGACGTCCTGCACCTGCACGCCCTGCGCGCCCGTCTGGACGCCATGCTGGTGCGCGAGGGCCGCGACCATCTGGCGCGCGCCTGCTTCGACTTCCTGCCTCACCGCGCCCTGCTCGATGTGGCCGGCTGGGAAGAGGTCGACATCTTCGCCCACATGTGAGGGCCGGTGTGACCGCCGCCTTCGCCGACCAGAGCCACACGCCCTACAGCGCCGACTTCGAGCGCTGGCGCCAGCGCTCGCGCCTGATCCGGCGGCTGCGGGTCATCCTGCCGGCGGTGATCGCCATCATCCTGCTGGTGATGGCCGGCTTCATCATCCAGAGCACGCTGGCCGGCGCCAAGGACAAGCCCCAGGACGCCGACGCCCCCATCCAGCTGGTCAATCCCCGCTTCCTGGGCCGCGACGACAAGGGC
Above is a window of Phenylobacterium glaciei DNA encoding:
- a CDS encoding NAD(P)-dependent oxidoreductase, translated to MAERMLKFTTVERTTPPKRAAAARSGDFHEIYADFIDAKASEQASRCSQCGIPFCQTHCPLHNNIPDWLRMTAEGRLEEAYQLSQATNSMPEICGRICPQDRLCEGSCTIEQSGHGTVTIGAVERYLTDKAWEEGWVQPLIPGRDRGQSVGIVGAGPAGLAAAERLREMGYAVTVYDRHDRAGGLLIYGIPSFKLEKDVVMRRTQRLADGGVEFRLNFNVGVDATLDDLRDRHHSVLIATGVYADRDLVVPGAGSAGVTPALDYLIASNRAGLGDDVPAFASGQLHARGRDVVVVGGGDTAMDCVRTAVRQGAKSVTCLYRRDRANMPGSAREVSHAEEEGVVFEWLAAPRAVLGEADMATGVRAARMRLGAPDATGRAAPEEIEGADFEAPADLVIKALGFDPEDLPKAFAAPDLAVSRWGTVKADFATLMTNLPGVFAAGDIARGASLVVWAIKDGRDAADAIHRYLTEPALVAAE
- a CDS encoding undecaprenyl-diphosphate phosphatase, with the protein product MSDWIAAIILGIVEGVTEFIPVSSTGHLLLTKSLLGLPDGFWDTFAVLIQLGAILAVVALYFGKLWKVLIGLPTSAEARWFAVSVLIAFIPGAVLGLALHDVIKEVLFESPRLICWSLIVGGVLLLAIDRWAPAPREDDAMKLTWKTSLVVGLFQTLALVPGVSRSGATIVGSMLMRVEKKAAAEFSFFLAIPTMAGAFAVDLYKNKDMLSTDQAGIIALGFAVSFVVGFIVVRALVDFVGRHGFAPFAWWRIVVGVGGLVWLSLAAH
- the gltB gene encoding glutamate synthase large subunit; this encodes MDLGPGLRRDERWGDEDTQRFLENRQKLIDGHAYDPDSERDACGVGLVCALDGQPRREVVELAIRALKSVWHRGAIDADGKTGDGAGVLVSVPQDFFADQVKRTGHKLRPGPIAVGQVFLPRNDLNAQEAARTIVEAEALRFGFYIYGWRQVPTDTRVIGEKANATRPEIEQIMLAGPAGLEGEALERALFLCRKRIEKRVAQAGIQSFYLCSLSARSLIYKGMFLAEHIDAFYPDLTDERFTAAVAIFHQRYSTNTFPEWRLAQPFRMLAHNGEINTKKGNLNWMKSHEIRMAADAFGDFGDDVKPVIQDASGSDSMALDNTFEVLVRAGRDAPMAKALLIPEAWAHKSDEQISPAHKALYAYCNAVMEPWDGPAAICATDGRWVVAGKDRNGLRPLRVTYTDDGLLIMGSEAGMCRVDEARIVRKAHIQPGRMVAVDLLEGRLYEEDEIIDRLAAQHPYDQWLGNMVDLETQIAPGPEPRAYGREELTRRQAAAGMSLEDLELLLAPMIEDGKEAVGSMGDDAPLAVLSDQYRPLSHFFRQNFSQVTNPPIDSLRETGVMSLKTRFKNLGNILAQDEAQTDVFVLESPVLTTGMYQRIMGFIGDTSVATVDCSMPIPANEARPGDALRANLDRIRAEAEDAALRGCATIVLTDEASGVGRVGLPMILATGGVHSWLVAKGLRSYVSIIVRSAECLDTHYFAVLVGVGATAVNAYLAQESFQDRLERGLTGELTLHDVCRNFKHAIEGGLLKIIAKMGIALISSYRGGYNFEAVGLSRALVAEFFPGMPSRISGIGLAGLEAKAVEAHRRAWDLGAISLPVGGLYKARAAGESHAFEARMIHTLQAACNTGDYAAYQRFSAGMRRQPTLQLRDLLDWRSGERPVALDEVESVNEIRKRFLTPGMSMGALSPEAHGVLNIAMNRIGAKSVSGEGGEDPARYKPLPNGDNPNSAVKQIASGRFGVTAEYLNECREIEIKVSQGAKPGEGGQLPGFKVTELIARLRHATPGVMLISPPPHHDIYSIEDLAQLIYDLKQINPTARVCVKLVAMTGIGAIAAGVAKAKADVILISGNVGGTGASPQTSIKYAGGPWEMGLSEANQVLTLNNLRHSVRLRADGGMRTGRDVVIAAMLGAEEFGIGTASLIAMGCIMVRQCHSNTCPVGVCTQDEALREKFSGSPEKVINLFTFIAEEVREILASLGFRSIQEIVGRTDLLQQVSRGGEHLDDLDLNPLLVMADPGSNPRYCVVEGRNEVPDTLDAQIVRDAAPLLERGEKMQLTYTVQNTARAIGSRTSSHIVRRFGMTGLPAGHLTVQLKGSAGQSLGAFAVQGLRIELTGEANDYVGKGLSGATIILRPSPHLAAPETNAILGNTVLYGATSGRLFAAGLAGERFGVRNSGAVTVVEGCGANGLEYMTGGRAVILGPVGFNFAAGMTGGMAYVLDLHDRFLTHLNTDSVVVQRIGTRAWEAELRGLVEEHARETGSVFAAGILRDWDRHLGKFWQVVPKEMVHRLDKPLAEEEAVHHRA
- a CDS encoding ribonuclease D → MANHLHIGDLPKGAFAGATSVAVDSETMGLRLGRDPLCVVQISDGKGDAHLVQLDRATYDAPNLKALMTDPAVTKIFHFGRFDIAMFYLHLGVITAPVYCTKIASKLARTYTDRHGLKDVSKELAGIDMSKAQQSSDWGAAKLSDEQIAYAASDVLHLHALRARLDAMLVREGRDHLARACFDFLPHRALLDVAGWEEVDIFAHM
- a CDS encoding complex I NDUFA9 subunit family protein — translated: MQDLVTVFGGSGFVGAQVVRALAKQGWRVRVAVRQPHLAYKMRLLGDVGQIEVVQANIRNEASIRRAVEGAHAVVNAVGVLYETGRQKFQSIHTMGARNVAAVSRAAGLGTLVQISAIGVDAESGSKYARTKAMGEEAVREAFPGAVLIRPSVIFGPDDHFFNKFAEMAVISPALPLIGGGHGKLQPVFVGDVAKAVARAVTDPACAGQTYELGGPRAYTFRELMELLMTEIGRKRFLVPLPFAIAALIGKACEILAITPWTPPLTEDQVELLKSDNVVSGSQPGLAELGVEATAVEAIVPAYLYRFRKGGQYADEVERLTAIA